The following proteins are encoded in a genomic region of Archangium lipolyticum:
- the recR gene encoding recombination mediator RecR encodes MTPDPLNRLVAQLAKLPGIGEKTAQRLAFHILRAPGEYAQELSQAIREVKEKVHLCARCFSLTDSELCGFCRDNKRDERVLCVVETFADLMALERTREFKGRYHVLHGVLSPLDGVGPEQLRIKELLTRLGDGHVEEIILATNPDVEGEATALYLTRLLKPMGIRVSRIAQGLPMGGDLEYADQATLAKALSARREL; translated from the coding sequence ATGACTCCTGATCCTCTCAACCGCCTGGTCGCCCAGCTCGCGAAGCTGCCCGGTATCGGGGAGAAGACCGCTCAGCGGCTGGCGTTCCACATCCTCCGCGCTCCAGGTGAGTACGCCCAGGAGCTGTCGCAGGCCATCCGCGAGGTGAAGGAGAAGGTGCACCTGTGTGCCCGGTGCTTCTCCCTCACCGACTCGGAGCTGTGCGGCTTCTGCCGGGACAACAAGCGCGACGAGCGCGTCCTGTGCGTGGTGGAGACGTTCGCGGACCTGATGGCGCTGGAGCGCACCCGGGAGTTCAAGGGCCGCTACCACGTGCTGCACGGTGTGCTCTCGCCCCTGGATGGCGTGGGCCCCGAGCAGCTGCGCATCAAGGAGCTCCTCACGCGGCTCGGAGACGGGCACGTCGAGGAGATCATCCTCGCCACCAACCCGGACGTGGAGGGCGAGGCCACCGCGCTCTACCTCACCCGGTTGCTCAAGCCGATGGGCATCCGCGTGAGCCGCATCGCCCAGGGCCTGCCCATGGGTGGAGATCTCGAGTACGCCGACCAGGCCACGCTGGCCAAGGCGCTCAGCGCCCGGCGCGAGCTGTGA
- the mglA gene encoding gliding-motility regulator Ras-like GTPase MglA, with amino-acid sequence MSFINYSSREINCKIVYYGPGLCGKTTNLQYIYNKTAAETKGKLISLSTETDRTLFFDFLPLSLGEIRGFKTRFHLYTVPGQVFYDASRKLILKGVDGVVFVADSQVERMEANMESLENLRVNLAEQGYDLNKIPYVIQYNKRDLPNAVTVEEMRKTLNQRNIPEYQAVAPTGVGVFDTLKAVAKLVLTELKKGG; translated from the coding sequence ATGTCCTTCATCAACTACTCGTCTCGCGAAATCAACTGCAAGATCGTCTACTACGGTCCCGGGTTGTGCGGGAAGACGACGAACCTGCAGTACATCTACAACAAGACCGCCGCGGAGACGAAGGGCAAGCTCATCTCGCTCTCGACCGAGACGGACCGCACGCTCTTCTTCGACTTCCTCCCGCTGTCGCTGGGTGAGATCCGCGGCTTCAAGACGCGCTTCCACCTGTACACGGTGCCGGGACAGGTCTTCTACGACGCCAGCCGCAAGCTCATCCTCAAGGGGGTGGACGGCGTGGTGTTCGTGGCCGACAGCCAGGTCGAGCGCATGGAGGCCAACATGGAGTCGTTGGAGAACCTCCGCGTCAACCTCGCCGAGCAGGGCTACGATCTGAACAAGATCCCCTACGTCATCCAGTACAACAAGCGGGACCTGCCCAACGCGGTGACGGTCGAGGAGATGCGCAAGACGCTCAACCAGCGCAACATCCCCGAGTACCAGGCGGTGGCGCCCACGGGCGTTGGCGTGTTCGACACGCTCAAGGCCGTGGCCAAGCTGGTGCTGACGGAGCTGAAAAAGGGCGGCTAG
- a CDS encoding YbaB/EbfC family nucleoid-associated protein — MPGIDLNYFIRQANKLTEKIEQRKKELAEETVEAKAGDGRVTVVANCVQEIKSIKIDKSLVDPNDLGMLEDLVTAGVNAALASSREKMQRELGKISGGVKIPGIT; from the coding sequence ATGCCCGGCATCGACCTGAACTACTTCATTCGTCAGGCCAACAAGCTCACGGAGAAGATCGAGCAGCGCAAGAAGGAGCTGGCCGAAGAGACCGTCGAGGCCAAGGCCGGTGACGGCCGCGTCACCGTGGTCGCCAACTGCGTGCAGGAGATCAAGAGCATCAAGATCGACAAGTCGCTCGTCGACCCCAATGACCTGGGCATGCTCGAGGACCTCGTCACCGCCGGCGTCAACGCTGCCCTGGCGAGCAGCCGTGAGAAGATGCAGCGCGAGCTCGGCAAGATCTCCGGCGGCGTGAAGATCCCCGGCATTACTTGA
- a CDS encoding dihydrolipoamide acetyltransferase codes for MRSPSSIHVLALASTLLWAPAFAQTGPGGVQAPAPAASPAPTASTAAAPAPAEPPPGQTADEAFRTRVRTLEEQVVDLKEKVFRSKARLQLLQETVLGGDLSTGASAVIFHRNEMGDSFILESVAYALDGAPIFTRADENGSLAEPEELEIFKGRIVPGQHQVAVRLVYRGHGFGVFSYLEGYRFKVQSSYTFNAEPGKVTTVRVVGFEQGGLTTDLKDRPAVRYDIGTARDSSPLPAPDAAPAAGAPPPPPTATAPAETKK; via the coding sequence GTGCGCTCCCCTTCCTCCATCCACGTGCTGGCCCTCGCCAGCACGCTCCTGTGGGCCCCTGCGTTCGCGCAGACGGGCCCTGGTGGCGTTCAGGCTCCCGCTCCCGCAGCCAGCCCCGCTCCCACGGCCTCCACGGCGGCGGCGCCAGCGCCCGCGGAGCCTCCTCCCGGGCAGACGGCGGACGAGGCCTTCAGGACCCGGGTGAGGACGCTCGAGGAGCAGGTCGTCGACCTGAAGGAGAAGGTCTTCCGCTCCAAGGCCCGCCTGCAGCTGTTGCAGGAGACGGTGCTGGGAGGAGACCTCTCCACCGGAGCGAGCGCGGTCATCTTCCACCGCAACGAGATGGGAGACTCCTTCATCCTGGAGTCGGTGGCGTATGCGCTGGATGGCGCGCCCATCTTCACCCGCGCGGACGAGAACGGCAGCCTGGCCGAGCCGGAGGAACTGGAGATCTTCAAGGGCCGCATCGTGCCCGGCCAGCATCAGGTCGCCGTGCGGCTCGTCTACCGCGGCCATGGCTTCGGGGTGTTCAGCTACCTCGAGGGCTACCGCTTCAAGGTGCAGTCCAGCTACACCTTCAACGCGGAGCCGGGGAAGGTGACCACCGTGCGCGTGGTGGGCTTCGAGCAGGGAGGGCTGACCACGGATCTGAAGGATCGGCCGGCGGTGCGCTACGACATCGGCACGGCGCGCGACTCGAGCCCACTGCCCGCCCCGGATGCCGCGCCCGCCGCGGGTGCGCCCCCTCCTCCTCCGACCGCCACGGCCCCCGCCGAGACGAAGAAGTAG
- a CDS encoding MSCRAMM family protein, with the protein MRLRYGLTFREGAQEAGPAVSYGGMTPNDVALWAAVFGEGWWGAWASVQREGFSLSKETRLITGGGLLRASVGPAARVSLGPVRAEVSAGYGFAQLPTFASAEGGARLVASARHAALVGARVLVPLPWRLRAEVRGEVPVALGASSTGFAAGGALLVPVMRRGEWGGALVLDYQYVRDELTTADGLKSSQVLSRAGLAFELTHGGGEASRPRLGELVLAVVEEGSGKALPGARVVLTVGGVGQAPRVLGADGRLTGVELPPGEVLVRVDVEGYLPLEARTTVTAGGRSELVLRTNPLPRVGTLEVFVVDGRNGTPLPGALVTVGGTEVTTNEMGLALLKELPPGPLEVKVSAPDFRAEQEAVVIAAGIVSQLSVSLTHGRQGALATLSGQVRSVRGGKPLQARLFIPEAKLRRRTDARGTFQVQLKQGRYRLVFSAPGHLSQTKVITVGDGEQAIFNVDLFPKTR; encoded by the coding sequence GTGCGACTGCGGTACGGGTTGACCTTCCGGGAGGGCGCCCAGGAGGCCGGGCCGGCGGTGTCCTATGGGGGCATGACGCCCAACGACGTGGCGCTGTGGGCCGCGGTGTTCGGCGAGGGCTGGTGGGGGGCGTGGGCCAGCGTGCAGCGCGAGGGCTTCAGCCTCTCGAAGGAGACGCGGCTCATCACCGGAGGGGGACTGCTGCGGGCCTCGGTGGGCCCGGCGGCGCGTGTCTCGCTGGGGCCGGTGCGCGCCGAGGTGAGCGCCGGCTACGGCTTCGCGCAGCTGCCCACCTTCGCCAGCGCCGAGGGAGGAGCACGGCTCGTGGCTTCGGCGCGCCACGCCGCGCTGGTGGGGGCTCGCGTCCTCGTGCCGCTGCCCTGGCGCCTGCGCGCGGAGGTGCGTGGCGAGGTGCCCGTGGCCCTCGGGGCCTCGTCGACGGGCTTCGCGGCCGGTGGCGCGCTGCTCGTGCCGGTGATGCGGCGGGGCGAGTGGGGTGGGGCGCTGGTGCTGGACTACCAGTACGTGCGTGACGAGCTGACGACGGCGGACGGGTTGAAGTCCTCGCAGGTCCTCAGCCGCGCGGGGCTGGCGTTCGAGCTGACCCATGGGGGTGGGGAGGCCTCGCGGCCGCGGCTGGGGGAGCTCGTGCTCGCGGTGGTGGAAGAGGGGTCGGGGAAGGCACTGCCCGGTGCCCGCGTGGTGCTGACCGTGGGCGGCGTGGGGCAGGCGCCGCGCGTGCTCGGCGCGGACGGGCGGTTGACGGGGGTGGAGCTGCCGCCGGGTGAGGTGCTCGTTCGCGTCGACGTGGAGGGCTATCTGCCCCTGGAGGCTCGCACCACGGTGACGGCCGGTGGCCGCTCGGAGCTGGTGCTGCGGACGAATCCGCTGCCGCGCGTGGGCACCCTGGAGGTGTTCGTGGTGGATGGGCGCAACGGGACGCCCCTGCCGGGCGCGCTCGTCACCGTGGGTGGTACCGAGGTCACCACCAACGAGATGGGATTGGCCCTCCTGAAGGAGCTTCCACCGGGTCCACTGGAAGTGAAGGTGTCGGCCCCGGACTTCCGCGCCGAGCAGGAGGCCGTGGTCATCGCCGCGGGCATCGTGTCGCAACTGTCCGTGTCACTGACCCATGGGCGCCAGGGAGCGCTCGCTACCTTGTCCGGTCAGGTACGCAGCGTCCGTGGGGGGAAGCCGCTCCAGGCCCGGCTCTTCATCCCGGAGGCGAAGCTCCGCCGCCGCACGGACGCCAGGGGGACTTTCCAGGTCCAGCTCAAGCAAGGTAGGTATCGTCTCGTCTTCTCGGCTCCCGGCCACCTGTCTCAAACGAAGGTCATCACCGTGGGCGACGGCGAGCAGGCCATCTTCAACGTCGATCTCTTTCCCAAGACCCGGTGA
- a CDS encoding FecR family protein yields MSSFRLPLVSALCLLLAAACGEEEALPPAPPPVAPAPATAEVDAGVAELARLASMSGEVRLERGGKQAPASQGPLLRGDAVETGDGASATVLFADGRTVEVGAQARFILDEDSTGVVVMVSRGLVLSRVPAVAVGRKAGPRVQLTLLTPFGLTRQGAEESEVRLDVGQDESHVEVRLGSVEVVAKNGQTVRAAQGQEVSVKAESVTTRVLELAPVRVTVHAGTGRAEWRQKGQARWRGVDRKGEVLGAGDSVRARQGTALLNLEGSESTLALGQGGELVVEGVARSGATDEARLDLLKGELGLTLAPGHVSRVVLPGLLLESSGAARLDVRRTGDGFTVDSRAGDVTLVRGEARAPLRAGERATVKGEAAARVESLARAPVVLASREGQQVFHRRLSEVALTWEEEGEVQVEVASDSDFKRLVLSGVARRGFVNVTAPAKGSLYWKVRRPDGSELTHGQASFGPERSPKGELGRLRNRVPEGPEKTTIFFQDKPPAITFTCQAEAGAASYKVSVYRSGALGQPVAERSATSPQVPLDAGLLKEGSFLWSITPLGPQGQPLRGGRMNKLELVFDNSVPTLIVSAPREGQRAGARVRVTGVAPVDARLSVNGKPLALDSKHRFDTWVASAGQPPVVVFKMSRPGAPDVYTVRTLK; encoded by the coding sequence GTGAGCTCCTTCCGCCTTCCCCTCGTCTCCGCGCTGTGCCTGCTGCTCGCCGCCGCGTGTGGAGAGGAGGAGGCGTTGCCTCCCGCGCCCCCGCCGGTGGCGCCCGCTCCCGCGACGGCGGAGGTGGACGCGGGCGTGGCCGAGCTCGCGCGGCTCGCGTCGATGTCGGGCGAGGTGCGGCTCGAGCGCGGAGGGAAGCAGGCACCCGCGAGCCAGGGGCCCCTGCTGCGCGGTGACGCGGTGGAGACGGGTGATGGCGCGAGCGCCACGGTGCTTTTCGCCGACGGGCGCACGGTGGAGGTGGGGGCGCAGGCGCGCTTCATCCTCGACGAGGACTCGACCGGCGTGGTGGTGATGGTGTCGCGCGGCCTCGTCCTGTCGCGGGTCCCGGCGGTTGCGGTGGGTCGGAAGGCGGGTCCGCGGGTCCAGCTCACCCTCCTCACGCCCTTCGGCCTCACCCGCCAGGGCGCGGAGGAGAGCGAGGTGCGGTTGGACGTGGGCCAGGACGAGAGCCACGTGGAAGTGCGCCTGGGCTCCGTGGAGGTGGTGGCGAAGAACGGGCAGACGGTGCGGGCCGCCCAGGGGCAGGAAGTCTCGGTGAAGGCCGAGAGCGTGACGACGCGGGTGCTGGAGCTGGCGCCCGTGCGGGTGACGGTGCACGCCGGGACGGGCCGCGCGGAGTGGCGCCAGAAGGGCCAGGCCCGGTGGCGCGGGGTGGACCGGAAGGGCGAGGTGCTCGGGGCCGGTGACAGTGTGCGCGCGCGTCAGGGCACGGCGCTGCTGAACCTGGAGGGCTCGGAGTCCACGCTCGCGCTGGGCCAGGGCGGCGAGCTGGTGGTGGAGGGCGTGGCCCGCTCCGGCGCGACGGACGAGGCGCGGTTGGACCTGCTCAAGGGCGAGCTGGGGCTGACGCTGGCTCCGGGCCATGTCAGCCGCGTGGTGTTGCCGGGGCTCCTGCTGGAGAGCAGCGGGGCCGCCCGGCTCGACGTGCGGCGCACCGGGGATGGCTTCACCGTGGACTCGCGCGCGGGTGACGTGACGCTGGTGCGTGGCGAGGCCCGGGCGCCCCTGCGCGCGGGCGAGCGCGCCACCGTGAAGGGCGAGGCCGCCGCGCGGGTCGAGTCGCTGGCGCGGGCACCGGTCGTGCTGGCCTCGCGCGAGGGCCAGCAGGTGTTCCACCGGCGCCTGTCGGAGGTGGCCCTCACGTGGGAGGAGGAGGGCGAGGTCCAGGTGGAGGTGGCCTCGGATTCCGACTTCAAGCGGCTGGTGCTGTCGGGCGTGGCCCGCCGCGGCTTCGTCAACGTGACGGCTCCCGCGAAGGGCTCGCTGTACTGGAAGGTGCGGCGGCCGGACGGCTCGGAGCTGACCCACGGCCAGGCGTCCTTCGGGCCGGAGCGCTCTCCCAAGGGCGAGCTGGGCCGGCTGCGCAACCGGGTGCCCGAGGGGCCGGAGAAGACGACCATCTTCTTCCAGGACAAGCCCCCGGCCATCACCTTCACCTGTCAGGCGGAGGCGGGCGCGGCCTCCTACAAGGTCTCGGTGTACCGGAGCGGAGCGCTCGGGCAGCCCGTGGCGGAGCGCTCCGCCACCTCGCCGCAGGTGCCGCTCGACGCGGGCCTGCTGAAGGAGGGCAGCTTCCTCTGGTCCATCACCCCGCTGGGCCCCCAGGGGCAGCCGCTGCGCGGCGGGCGGATGAACAAGCTGGAGCTCGTGTTCGACAACTCGGTGCCCACGCTCATCGTCAGCGCGCCTCGCGAGGGGCAGCGCGCGGGGGCTCGTGTCCGCGTGACGGGAGTGGCACCGGTGGATGCACGACTCTCCGTGAACGGCAAGCCCCTGGCACTCGACTCGAAACACCGGTTCGATACCTGGGTGGCGTCGGCGGGACAGCCTCCCGTTGTCGTATTCAAGATGTCTCGCCCTGGTGCACCGGACGTATATACGGTGCGCACGCTGAAGTGA
- the mglB gene encoding gliding-motility regulator GTPase-activating protein MglB produces MGTQLVMYEEEFTKINAVCDRLTKDANAKVVFLVDKNGQLISSAGQTQNIDTTSLASLTAGNVAAMGGLAKLIGENEFPHQFHEGAKDSLYMTIVGSRVVLVVIFDNRTSLGLVRLRIKKASDELTKIFETLVKKTDGPGVGSPFAEISDDDIDNLFSE; encoded by the coding sequence ATGGGCACGCAATTGGTGATGTATGAAGAGGAGTTCACCAAGATCAACGCAGTTTGCGACCGGCTGACCAAGGACGCGAACGCGAAGGTGGTGTTCCTCGTCGACAAGAACGGGCAGCTCATCTCCTCCGCGGGTCAGACGCAGAACATCGATACCACCTCGCTGGCGTCACTGACGGCCGGTAACGTGGCGGCGATGGGCGGCCTGGCGAAGTTGATCGGAGAGAACGAGTTCCCCCATCAGTTCCACGAGGGGGCGAAGGACTCGCTCTACATGACCATCGTCGGGAGCCGGGTGGTGCTCGTTGTCATCTTCGACAACCGGACCAGCCTCGGCCTGGTGCGCCTGCGCATCAAGAAGGCCAGTGACGAGCTGACCAAGATCTTCGAAACTCTGGTGAAGAAGACTGACGGTCCCGGGGTCGGCTCGCCGTTCGCCGAGATTTCCGACGACGATATCGACAACCTCTTCAGCGAGTAA
- a CDS encoding tetratricopeptide repeat protein codes for MSTSRLPALLLAAATFAAPGPARAKETPPAPGPSAAELSARLERVSGQVGAAEKELRFVEAQYTERPEQSEDEVRLRRFSDGELQYLMSDWGAASVLFYDLVGDPKFRAHERYPDALFYLADSLYQQKNYIAARIYLRELLSLKDTRRYRDALTRYLEIAGRLNQFTGLDVHIQKARSLSGGQMPPELEYVYAKWLFKRTDLPDKERRERTRAIFQSLASTPGGRFQKQSAYFLGVLSVQEGDYAGAVEHFRPLVSATPEAPELAGLEDLANLSLGRLLYELGRHDEALDHYSRISRQSESFVESLYEIAWVHVKKGDFEKAKNAIDILLLVSPDGALAPDARLLQGNLQLKMRKYEEATSAYEDVISTYKPVRDQVDALLRVNQDPIAYFDNLLANNERTLDVTMLLPPLALKSATTQKEVADAVRMVKDVDTSRQGVDDSRAIAVRILQALDERGLQVFPVLQEGYLRAEAVDSALARAEQLLVQVEADVLHSRLTPEEHTALEGVRQEREALRARFASLPASQEELEARRERLQTQVDELDREAFRLGHELQSMTAISAAVRKWVQDTREQRSATPEEEKAFLDQLRQEEETVTVLLDEVRQLRSRLADERNSATAFVSGEGVIRAKYRETLEREHALLRAAEDRLSGDDAELVRHTHEVRQRSEALRARVELARQVLRAQVERRGKVIRDKVLAEQQLLQGYDQEVASMSGDARNMVGRIAYESFQKVRQQFYDLVLKADVGLVDVAFTRKQDKTTEMQKLSAQQSEELRALEKEFEGVREDAN; via the coding sequence TTGAGCACGTCGCGCCTCCCAGCCCTCCTGCTCGCGGCGGCCACCTTCGCGGCCCCGGGGCCCGCTCGCGCCAAGGAGACTCCGCCCGCCCCCGGCCCATCCGCCGCCGAGCTGTCCGCGCGGCTGGAGCGGGTCTCCGGACAGGTCGGAGCGGCCGAGAAGGAGCTCCGCTTCGTCGAGGCGCAGTACACCGAGCGTCCCGAGCAGAGCGAGGACGAGGTCCGCCTGCGGCGCTTCTCCGACGGAGAGCTCCAGTACCTGATGAGCGACTGGGGCGCCGCGTCGGTGCTCTTCTACGACCTGGTGGGCGACCCGAAGTTCCGCGCCCACGAGCGCTACCCGGACGCGCTCTTCTACCTGGCGGACTCGCTCTACCAGCAGAAGAACTACATCGCCGCGCGCATCTACCTGCGCGAGCTGCTCTCCCTGAAGGACACCCGCCGCTACCGGGACGCGCTCACGCGCTACCTGGAGATCGCCGGCAGGCTCAATCAGTTCACGGGGCTCGACGTGCACATCCAGAAGGCGCGGAGCCTGTCCGGTGGGCAGATGCCGCCGGAGCTGGAGTACGTCTACGCCAAGTGGCTCTTCAAGCGGACGGACCTGCCGGACAAGGAGCGGCGAGAGCGGACCCGCGCCATCTTCCAGTCGCTGGCCAGCACGCCCGGCGGGCGCTTCCAGAAGCAGAGCGCGTACTTCCTCGGCGTGCTGTCCGTGCAGGAGGGTGACTACGCGGGCGCCGTGGAGCACTTCCGTCCCCTGGTCTCCGCGACGCCGGAGGCGCCGGAGCTCGCCGGGCTCGAGGACCTGGCCAACCTCTCCCTGGGACGGCTCCTCTACGAGCTGGGCCGCCATGACGAGGCGCTCGACCATTACTCGCGGATCTCCCGCCAGAGCGAGTCCTTCGTCGAGTCGCTCTACGAGATCGCCTGGGTCCACGTGAAGAAGGGGGACTTCGAGAAGGCGAAGAACGCCATCGACATCCTCCTGCTGGTGTCGCCCGACGGCGCGCTCGCGCCCGACGCCCGCCTCCTCCAGGGCAACCTTCAGCTCAAGATGCGCAAGTACGAGGAGGCCACCTCCGCGTACGAGGACGTCATCAGCACCTACAAGCCGGTGCGAGACCAGGTGGACGCGCTGCTGAGGGTGAACCAGGATCCCATCGCGTACTTCGACAACCTGCTGGCGAACAACGAGCGCACGTTGGACGTCACCATGCTGCTGCCCCCGCTGGCGCTGAAGTCCGCCACCACCCAGAAGGAAGTGGCGGACGCGGTGCGGATGGTGAAGGACGTCGACACCAGCCGCCAGGGAGTGGACGACTCGCGCGCCATCGCCGTGCGCATCCTCCAGGCGCTCGACGAGCGCGGCCTCCAGGTGTTCCCCGTGCTGCAGGAGGGCTACCTCCGGGCGGAGGCGGTGGACAGCGCGCTCGCGAGGGCGGAGCAGCTCCTGGTGCAGGTGGAGGCCGACGTGCTGCACAGCCGCCTCACCCCCGAGGAGCACACCGCCCTGGAGGGCGTGCGCCAGGAGCGGGAGGCCCTGCGCGCCCGCTTCGCCAGCCTCCCCGCCAGCCAGGAGGAGCTCGAGGCGCGGCGCGAGCGGTTGCAGACCCAGGTGGACGAGCTGGACCGCGAGGCCTTCCGGCTGGGCCATGAGCTGCAGAGCATGACGGCCATCTCCGCCGCGGTGCGCAAGTGGGTGCAGGACACGCGCGAGCAGCGCAGCGCCACCCCCGAGGAGGAGAAGGCGTTCCTCGACCAGCTCCGCCAGGAGGAGGAGACGGTGACGGTGCTCCTGGACGAGGTGCGGCAACTGCGCTCGCGCCTGGCCGACGAGCGCAACTCCGCCACTGCCTTCGTCTCGGGTGAGGGAGTCATCCGCGCGAAGTACCGCGAGACGCTCGAGCGGGAGCACGCGTTGCTGAGGGCCGCCGAGGACCGGCTGTCCGGGGACGACGCGGAGCTGGTGCGGCACACCCACGAGGTGCGCCAGCGCTCCGAGGCCCTGCGCGCCCGGGTGGAGCTGGCCCGGCAGGTGCTGCGCGCCCAGGTGGAGCGGCGTGGCAAGGTCATCCGGGACAAGGTGCTGGCCGAGCAGCAGCTCCTGCAGGGCTACGACCAGGAGGTGGCCAGCATGTCCGGCGACGCGCGCAACATGGTGGGCCGCATCGCCTACGAGAGCTTCCAGAAGGTGCGCCAGCAGTTCTATGACCTCGTCCTCAAGGCGGACGTGGGACTGGTGGACGTGGCCTTCACGCGCAAGCAGGACAAGACGACGGAGATGCAGAAGCTGTCCGCGCAGCAGAGCGAGGAGCTGCGCGCCCTGGAGAAGGAATTCGAGGGAGTCCGCGAGGACGCCAACTAG
- a CDS encoding protein kinase domain-containing protein: MTTPRARTEPAGNADALRPYGQYVLVRKLAEGGMAEIFLAKRLGADGFERNVVIKRMLAHLSGLPDFVEMFRDEARLAAKLVHPNVVQIHELGFTEGCYFICMEYLPGEDFSTTVRTASFRGEYVPVPLVLRVLADAARGLHYAHDFTDESGRPLNIVHRDISPSNLYVTYEGQVKVLDFGIAKAESRLAHTRTGVVKGKYVYMAPEQARGEEVDRRADVFSLGVCLYEALTHVRPFARDNDLAVLNALLSGDFQPPSALRSDLSPALEAVVLKAMAFDRARRYATAAELADDLEGILALESQSPTNAHLATYLRGSFGEQRYTEKTRIPTLTTLGQAGHSIPEVVPAESSFFRPMDTPTAHAEARTSAVPVQPVTGTRTVVMAPRRRGLLVAAVAGGLLLAGVAFVVGRNVGNAPSAPVAPPPPASVIPVAPPPSTPAPEASGVPAAQLQPPFQAVPESEAAGARPPDEAEPRPQVKEKTSTRSPKTRVSLEAADVQRVVLRNRARIMACFEQYKRDLPADEGDVQVRFTIYSSGKADAATQGALATRPVGKCLEKQVERLRFPAHRDKEVTVVLPFGYRVTR, encoded by the coding sequence ATGACGACCCCTCGCGCCCGGACGGAACCTGCAGGGAACGCCGACGCGCTCCGGCCCTATGGCCAGTACGTGCTGGTGCGCAAGCTGGCCGAGGGCGGCATGGCGGAGATCTTCCTCGCCAAGCGGCTCGGGGCGGACGGCTTCGAGCGCAATGTCGTCATCAAGCGGATGCTGGCCCACCTGTCGGGCCTGCCGGACTTCGTGGAGATGTTCCGCGACGAGGCCCGGCTGGCGGCGAAGCTGGTGCACCCCAACGTGGTGCAGATCCACGAGCTGGGCTTCACCGAGGGCTGCTACTTCATCTGCATGGAGTACCTGCCGGGGGAGGACTTCTCCACCACGGTGCGCACGGCGAGCTTCCGGGGCGAGTACGTGCCGGTGCCGCTGGTGCTGCGCGTGCTCGCGGACGCGGCGCGCGGCCTGCACTACGCGCACGACTTCACCGACGAGTCGGGCCGGCCGCTGAACATCGTCCACCGCGACATCTCGCCCTCCAACCTGTACGTGACGTACGAGGGCCAGGTGAAGGTGTTGGACTTCGGCATCGCCAAGGCCGAGTCGCGCCTGGCCCACACGCGCACCGGAGTGGTGAAGGGCAAGTACGTCTACATGGCGCCGGAGCAGGCCCGGGGCGAGGAGGTGGATCGGCGCGCGGATGTCTTCTCCCTGGGCGTGTGCCTCTACGAGGCGCTCACCCACGTGCGGCCCTTCGCCCGGGACAATGATCTGGCGGTGCTCAACGCCCTGCTGTCGGGCGACTTCCAGCCGCCGAGCGCGCTGCGCTCCGACCTGTCTCCGGCGCTGGAGGCGGTGGTGCTCAAGGCGATGGCGTTCGACCGCGCGCGGCGCTACGCCACCGCCGCGGAGCTCGCGGACGACCTGGAGGGCATCCTGGCGCTGGAGTCCCAGTCGCCCACCAACGCGCACCTCGCCACGTACCTGCGCGGCAGCTTCGGCGAGCAGCGCTATACGGAGAAGACGCGCATCCCCACGCTCACGACGCTGGGGCAGGCCGGGCACTCCATTCCGGAGGTGGTCCCCGCGGAGAGCTCATTCTTCCGCCCCATGGACACGCCCACCGCGCACGCGGAGGCGAGGACGAGCGCCGTTCCCGTCCAGCCCGTGACTGGCACCCGCACGGTGGTGATGGCTCCGCGCCGGCGGGGGCTGCTCGTCGCGGCCGTGGCGGGCGGTCTGTTGCTGGCGGGTGTGGCCTTCGTGGTGGGGCGCAATGTCGGGAATGCTCCGTCCGCCCCGGTGGCTCCGCCGCCGCCGGCTTCCGTGATTCCGGTGGCTCCGCCGCCCTCGACTCCCGCTCCAGAGGCCTCCGGGGTTCCGGCCGCCCAGCTCCAACCGCCCTTCCAGGCAGTCCCCGAATCCGAGGCCGCGGGGGCACGGCCCCCGGACGAGGCGGAGCCGCGGCCCCAGGTGAAGGAGAAGACGTCCACGCGCTCGCCGAAGACGCGCGTGTCCCTGGAGGCCGCGGACGTCCAGCGCGTGGTGTTGCGCAACCGGGCGCGCATCATGGCGTGCTTCGAGCAGTACAAGCGGGACTTGCCCGCGGACGAGGGGGATGTGCAGGTGCGCTTCACCATCTACTCGTCGGGCAAGGCGGACGCGGCCACCCAGGGCGCGCTGGCGACACGGCCCGTGGGCAAGTGCCTGGAGAAGCAGGTGGAGCGCCTGCGCTTCCCCGCGCACCGGGACAAGGAAGTGACGGTGGTGCTGCCCTTCGGCTACCGCGTCACGCGGTAG